A window from Synechococcus sp. RSCCF101 encodes these proteins:
- a CDS encoding DUF6737 family protein: protein MSAPSQDQPSAAPAGTGSGTDGGFWSHKPWWCQPWTLLLTGSAMIAGSWLLLHRIWLSSLVGLAVLGWWTLFLVLAPIVHEQGTLRGPDA from the coding sequence ATGAGCGCTCCCTCACAGGATCAGCCTTCTGCCGCCCCTGCCGGCACCGGATCGGGGACCGATGGCGGCTTCTGGAGCCACAAGCCCTGGTGGTGCCAGCCCTGGACCCTCCTGCTCACCGGCTCCGCGATGATCGCGGGGTCCTGGCTGCTGCTGCACCGGATCTGGCTCTCCAGCCTGGTGGGTCTGGCCGTGCTGGGCTGGTGGACCCTCTTTCTCGTGCTGGCTCCCATCGTGCACGAGCAGGGAACCCTGCGTGGGCCGGACGCGTGA
- a CDS encoding class I SAM-dependent methyltransferase, whose product MVVTVLSDAQRRKLDDSDDSLFYAEPRFVQHLDGGFRQRLTELYRERLPPCATVLDLMSSWVSHLPDDIRYDRVIGHGLNEQELAANPRLDQRWVQNLNRDQTLPLDDGSVDAALIVAGWQYLQQPEAVAAELLRVVRPHGQLIVAFSNRMFFTKAPQVWTDGGDRDHLLTISSVLMAQGWPRPQLLAEDTRAPGPLGWIGGKGDPFFAVIAERPQ is encoded by the coding sequence ATGGTGGTGACCGTGCTCAGCGACGCCCAGCGCCGCAAGCTCGACGACAGCGATGACAGCCTCTTCTACGCCGAACCCCGCTTCGTGCAGCACCTGGACGGAGGCTTCCGCCAGCGGCTGACCGAGCTCTACAGGGAGCGGCTGCCACCCTGCGCCACCGTGCTCGATCTGATGAGCAGCTGGGTGAGCCACCTGCCCGACGACATTCGCTACGACCGGGTGATCGGCCATGGCCTCAACGAGCAGGAGCTGGCCGCCAACCCCCGGCTCGACCAGCGCTGGGTGCAGAACCTCAACCGGGATCAGACCCTGCCGCTGGACGATGGCAGCGTCGATGCAGCGCTGATCGTTGCCGGCTGGCAGTACCTGCAGCAACCTGAGGCCGTGGCCGCGGAACTGCTGCGGGTGGTGCGACCCCACGGCCAGCTGATCGTGGCCTTCAGCAACCGCATGTTCTTCACCAAGGCACCGCAGGTGTGGACCGATGGCGGCGACAGGGACCACCTGCTCACCATCAGCAGCGTCCTGATGGCCCAGGGCTGGCCCCGCCCACAGCTGCTGGCGGAGGACACCCGCGCTCCCGGACCGCTCGGCTGGATCGGCGGCAAGGGCGATCCCTTCTTCGCGGTGATCGCCGAGAGGCCTCAGTGA
- a CDS encoding ATP-binding cassette domain-containing protein, with translation MILEARNLSCRLAGAWLWHGLNLDLRAGERVGLIGPSGSGKTLLLRQVARLERLQSGTLQLAQRSPEQWGLQEWRSRVSYVPQQPVALGGTVADDLRQPFRYAVHRHRGWPQRRLEQWLRHLGRPESFLERRTEHLSGGERQLLGLLRALQLDPAVLLLDEPSASLDQATCHRLEQLLLAWQTGGERALLIVSHDPRQIRRLCGRVQPLPAASSAAAMTR, from the coding sequence GTGATCCTGGAAGCCCGCAATCTCAGCTGCCGGCTGGCGGGAGCCTGGCTGTGGCATGGGCTGAACCTGGATCTTCGCGCGGGTGAGCGGGTCGGGCTGATCGGTCCCTCCGGCAGCGGCAAGACGCTGCTGCTGCGTCAGGTGGCCCGTCTCGAGCGGCTGCAGAGCGGCACGCTCCAGCTGGCGCAACGGTCGCCGGAGCAGTGGGGCCTGCAGGAGTGGCGCTCCCGCGTGAGCTACGTGCCCCAGCAACCGGTGGCACTGGGCGGCACGGTGGCCGATGACCTGCGCCAGCCCTTCCGCTATGCCGTGCACCGCCACCGCGGCTGGCCGCAGCGACGCCTGGAGCAGTGGCTGCGGCACCTGGGGCGCCCCGAGTCCTTCCTGGAGCGCCGCACGGAGCATCTCTCCGGCGGTGAACGTCAGCTGCTCGGCCTACTGCGGGCGCTGCAGCTCGATCCGGCCGTGCTTCTGCTGGATGAACCCTCGGCCTCCCTGGATCAGGCCACCTGTCACCGTCTGGAGCAGTTGCTGCTGGCCTGGCAGACGGGCGGCGAGCGCGCGCTGCTGATCGTGAGCCACGACCCGCGTCAGATCCGCCGGCTGTGCGGGCGGGTGCAGCCACTGCCCGCCGCGTCGTCGGCGGCCGCGATGACGCGATGA
- a CDS encoding triacylglycerol lipase encodes MTQPTAAQPVLILGGFLIASEAYGPMADGLRDRQGVEVEVVPVSRADWLLTVWAIGWRRLLDRVDDAVRRLQARSPSGRITLIGHSSGAVMLRLFLGPEPFAGRVYDGRRRCNRLVMLGGPHQAVRATPLRALVDRRYPGCPFADQVDYVSVAGRLNLEGSSASALSRRGARRSYRTIAGDAADGMEGDGLVPVASALLADSRQLVLEDTAHGRLFGDHWYGSPERLSQWWPFVLADPPAAAAPGEGGRRRG; translated from the coding sequence ATGACCCAGCCCACTGCCGCTCAGCCGGTGCTGATCCTGGGTGGGTTTCTGATCGCGTCGGAGGCCTACGGGCCGATGGCCGATGGGCTGCGCGATCGCCAGGGGGTGGAGGTGGAGGTGGTGCCCGTGAGCCGGGCGGACTGGCTGCTCACGGTGTGGGCCATCGGATGGCGCCGGCTGCTTGATCGGGTCGATGACGCCGTTCGCCGGTTGCAGGCCCGCTCCCCCAGTGGCCGCATCACCCTGATCGGCCACAGCTCCGGGGCGGTGATGCTGCGGTTGTTCCTGGGGCCGGAGCCCTTCGCCGGCCGGGTCTACGACGGCCGCCGCCGCTGCAACCGACTGGTGATGCTGGGCGGGCCCCATCAGGCGGTGCGAGCCACCCCCCTGCGCGCCCTGGTGGACCGTCGCTATCCGGGATGTCCCTTTGCCGATCAGGTGGATTACGTCTCCGTCGCCGGTCGTCTGAATCTGGAGGGGAGCTCCGCGAGCGCACTTTCCCGCCGGGGGGCGCGGCGCTCGTACCGCACCATTGCCGGCGACGCTGCCGACGGGATGGAGGGGGATGGCCTGGTTCCGGTCGCCTCGGCTCTGCTGGCGGACTCCCGCCAGCTGGTGCTCGAGGACACGGCCCATGGGCGCCTGTTCGGCGATCACTGGTATGGCTCGCCCGAGCGCCTCAGCCAGTGGTGGCCCTTCGTCCTGGCCGATCCGCCGGCTGCAGCCGCTCCAGGCGAAGGCGGCCGTCGGCGTGGCTGA
- a CDS encoding DUF3598 family protein, with amino-acid sequence MGSKWENFLRNLGEWRGSFTTLNGEGEPVSKTASVLTLEANPDRDLVHFRLVRHADDTFDSPVVSDNRQDYRALGRQVVFFSSGCFCKGNEQVAPITPFGAEYGFLTSDRRLRLVQLFDEAGRFDRHVLIREVLAGSDGQERPPLKLEALVGDWQGERERIAADWPEPETQSCSLQVRREGSDGITVVEEEDGQRRCRQGRVTSHGVAFEGERPSAWHLMADGGLSDVPGQVSHRDGFSLSVGWLSEPGVLQRLIRTYNDRGEWLHSSHAVLRRVG; translated from the coding sequence GTGGGCAGCAAATGGGAGAACTTCCTCCGCAATCTGGGTGAGTGGAGGGGGTCCTTCACCACCCTGAATGGCGAGGGCGAGCCGGTGTCGAAAACGGCCTCGGTGCTGACGCTCGAGGCCAACCCCGATCGTGACCTGGTGCACTTCCGACTGGTGCGCCACGCCGACGACACGTTCGACTCGCCGGTCGTCAGCGATAACCGGCAGGACTACCGCGCCCTGGGTCGCCAGGTGGTGTTCTTCTCCAGTGGCTGCTTCTGCAAGGGCAATGAACAGGTGGCGCCCATCACGCCCTTCGGCGCCGAATACGGGTTCCTCACATCAGACCGTCGCCTGCGTCTGGTGCAGCTGTTCGACGAGGCGGGCCGGTTCGACCGCCATGTGCTGATCCGTGAGGTTCTTGCCGGCAGCGACGGACAGGAGCGGCCCCCGCTCAAGCTGGAGGCGCTGGTCGGTGACTGGCAGGGGGAGCGGGAACGCATCGCGGCCGACTGGCCGGAGCCGGAGACGCAATCCTGCAGCCTTCAGGTGCGCCGGGAGGGCTCTGACGGCATCACGGTCGTTGAGGAGGAGGACGGCCAGCGGCGATGCCGCCAGGGGAGGGTGACCAGCCATGGCGTGGCGTTCGAGGGCGAGCGGCCCAGCGCCTGGCATCTGATGGCCGATGGCGGCCTCAGCGATGTGCCCGGGCAGGTGAGCCACCGCGATGGCTTCAGCCTGTCGGTCGGTTGGCTTAGTGAGCCGGGTGTGCTGCAGCGGTTGATCCGCACCTACAACGACCGTGGCGAATGGCTCCACTCCAGCCATGCCGTGCTGCGGCGGGTCGGCTGA
- a CDS encoding tellurite resistance TerB family protein: MDRPTAFAAIALAAVSWDGRLTKAGSRSLRHVLDYRQPYSSWSDGRMVSLMDGLLVSLREMGPEALMAEASRELPAHLRQTAFATAAEIMRSDGSLEEEEERILGRLSQLLGLETQQTRAIIEVMDVLHTSLEDIPL, translated from the coding sequence ATGGATCGTCCAACAGCTTTCGCGGCCATCGCCCTGGCGGCCGTCTCCTGGGACGGCCGGCTCACCAAGGCGGGCTCGCGCTCCCTGCGCCACGTTCTCGACTACCGCCAGCCTTACTCCTCCTGGAGCGATGGCCGGATGGTGTCACTCATGGATGGGCTCCTCGTCTCCCTGCGGGAGATGGGACCCGAGGCCCTGATGGCGGAGGCCTCGCGTGAGCTGCCCGCTCACCTCCGGCAGACCGCCTTCGCCACGGCGGCGGAGATCATGCGCTCGGACGGCAGCCTGGAGGAGGAGGAAGAGCGCATCCTGGGCCGGCTCTCCCAGTTGCTCGGCCTGGAGACCCAGCAGACCCGGGCGATCATCGAAGTGATGGATGTGCTGCACACCAGCCTGGAGGACATCCCCCTCTGA
- the fetB gene encoding iron export ABC transporter permease subunit FetB: MSGWLLGTAAAGGSGAIPIGPLQLVGAASLILVNVGLSALLQLGLARGLVTASLRMVVQLLLTGTALGWVFRQDSPGVILLLALLMGSVAGHSAVSRTRQRFPGIHLSSMVSVLTSAALVTGVAVGGILRPAPWYDPQYLIPLLGMVLGNTLNGISLGLDTLMGGLQEGRHRIEQALAVGAGRWEASASVVREAVRVAMVPTINAMTVMGVVSLPGMMTGQILEGALPAAAVRYQIVIMFMIAAATALGVVAVVVLGFLQLSHADGRLRLERLQPADRPGRRATTG; this comes from the coding sequence ATGAGCGGTTGGCTCCTGGGCACAGCCGCCGCAGGCGGCTCCGGAGCGATCCCGATCGGCCCCCTACAGCTGGTTGGAGCCGCCAGCCTGATCCTGGTGAACGTGGGCCTCTCGGCCCTGCTGCAACTCGGGCTGGCCAGGGGGCTGGTCACCGCCTCCCTGCGCATGGTGGTGCAGCTGCTACTCACCGGAACCGCCCTGGGCTGGGTGTTCCGGCAGGACAGCCCCGGCGTGATTCTGCTGCTGGCGCTGCTGATGGGCAGCGTGGCGGGCCACTCGGCCGTGAGCCGCACCCGCCAGCGCTTCCCGGGCATTCACCTGAGCAGCATGGTGTCGGTGCTCACGAGCGCCGCACTGGTCACGGGCGTGGCCGTGGGCGGCATCCTCCGTCCGGCCCCCTGGTACGACCCCCAGTACCTGATTCCTCTGCTGGGCATGGTGCTGGGCAACACCCTCAACGGCATCTCCCTGGGGCTCGACACCCTCATGGGAGGCCTGCAGGAGGGGCGGCATCGCATCGAGCAGGCTCTGGCGGTGGGGGCCGGTCGCTGGGAGGCCTCCGCGTCGGTGGTGCGGGAGGCCGTGCGGGTGGCCATGGTGCCCACGATCAACGCCATGACCGTGATGGGGGTGGTGAGCCTGCCGGGAATGATGACCGGCCAGATCCTGGAGGGAGCCCTGCCCGCCGCAGCGGTGCGCTACCAGATCGTGATCATGTTCATGATCGCGGCAGCCACAGCGCTGGGCGTCGTGGCCGTGGTGGTGCTGGGATTTCTGCAGCTCAGCCACGCCGACGGCCGCCTTCGCCTGGAGCGGCTGCAGCCGGCGGATCGGCCAGGACGAAGGGCCACCACTGGCTGA
- a CDS encoding type II CAAX prenyl endopeptidase Rce1 family protein, whose protein sequence is MNPIRRSARAVLLALLGLLLAAAPAGLVPSITTLPPARGEPSTQTQGTPQAPLASSSDALIRRSPWSRPEAYPIDLEPADGLYRPHAAWMGRLILPSAGDGGDWVWIELEQAPEPHRELVGQTLRLGWADQPELDRLVRAVTTDIRFGESARQAREDHNVVPDRLNGRSAIGPLQSLAGARPDDDVTVALEGVSVTAEGLSIALPPVQITGRWEGLVQVLEPLPAAGDGDLFRVRHFEAGSGDFSGPEETIRIPQLPRDRFGRRVIDPLGLAASPLNREGWWINGAPAADGIFTVQAIDPRAVTLVEAGRTIEGKGAALRYIHRDNWDPRRRQRGRADSTELHPGHRPDWKEGDRGLLMHSFGGIGGVDGERSPAWTVSGHFAFGEAEVVRDPLSRDLRFQITYHQIYANNPNGIVSGSQDRSTYAGDLRRGWVGLRPISDALVPLPDQALDALALQTELISARYRSGDGGGVALVTPATSCVQDSSQALWIALNSADGPVGSLGEALNDLLTPFGTARSDWRRNADVTRLARTGEPGSVAESGLGLSAGTGRWQGEADTGWSAGFQSSQRLLDALLSLRSMLPRRAFDAYAATFLQHGLPLRLLNTDQIPGRDPRLDPVPATGVLGGLRPVGEALRRLSDALIPPLRRGSIGPSLLVLGFYAAVAIPIGRTSGFLIPPQPGASGEARSRSRLLLPLRALQLLITPALLEEVLFRGLLLPHPLEGLSPWRMAAWIALSTGLFVLYHPLAGRLWYRPGRTLFRDPRFLTQATLLGLACSLAYGLSGSLLPAVLIHWLAVLIWLEALGGAARLHPQSPLPERRAAP, encoded by the coding sequence GTGAACCCGATCCGCCGATCCGCCCGCGCCGTTCTGCTGGCGTTGCTGGGACTGCTTCTCGCCGCAGCGCCCGCCGGGCTGGTCCCATCCATCACCACCCTGCCGCCGGCCAGGGGCGAGCCCTCAACGCAGACGCAGGGCACGCCGCAGGCTCCGCTCGCCAGCAGCAGCGACGCCCTCATCCGTCGCTCTCCCTGGAGCAGGCCGGAGGCTTATCCGATCGACCTCGAGCCTGCGGACGGTCTCTACCGGCCGCACGCAGCCTGGATGGGGCGACTGATCCTGCCTTCCGCCGGCGATGGCGGTGACTGGGTCTGGATTGAGCTGGAGCAGGCACCGGAACCCCACCGGGAGCTGGTGGGACAGACACTCAGGTTGGGCTGGGCGGACCAACCCGAGCTGGACCGCCTGGTGCGGGCCGTCACCACCGACATCCGCTTCGGCGAGAGCGCACGGCAGGCCCGGGAGGACCACAACGTGGTCCCCGATCGGCTCAATGGCCGGAGCGCCATCGGCCCGCTGCAGTCGCTGGCCGGAGCCCGCCCCGACGACGATGTGACTGTGGCCCTCGAGGGGGTGAGCGTCACCGCTGAAGGCCTTTCAATCGCGCTTCCGCCGGTGCAGATCACCGGCCGATGGGAGGGGCTGGTGCAGGTGCTCGAGCCCCTGCCGGCCGCGGGCGATGGCGACCTGTTCCGGGTCCGGCACTTCGAGGCAGGCAGCGGCGACTTCAGCGGACCCGAGGAGACCATCCGGATTCCGCAGTTGCCGCGCGATCGCTTCGGGCGACGGGTGATCGATCCCCTGGGCCTGGCCGCCTCACCGCTGAACCGGGAGGGCTGGTGGATCAACGGGGCACCAGCCGCCGATGGGATCTTCACCGTGCAGGCGATCGACCCCCGCGCTGTGACACTGGTGGAGGCCGGCCGGACGATCGAGGGGAAGGGCGCTGCGCTGCGTTACATCCACCGCGACAACTGGGATCCCCGACGCCGCCAGCGGGGTCGGGCCGACAGCACGGAGCTGCATCCAGGCCACCGACCCGACTGGAAAGAGGGCGACCGGGGCCTGCTGATGCACAGCTTCGGTGGAATCGGCGGCGTCGATGGGGAACGATCGCCGGCCTGGACCGTGAGCGGGCATTTCGCCTTCGGCGAGGCAGAAGTGGTCCGCGATCCCCTCAGTCGGGATCTGCGCTTTCAGATCACCTACCACCAGATCTATGCCAACAACCCCAACGGCATCGTCTCCGGCAGCCAGGACCGGTCGACCTACGCCGGAGATCTCCGGCGCGGCTGGGTGGGATTGCGGCCCATCTCGGATGCGCTCGTCCCGCTTCCGGACCAGGCCCTGGATGCCCTGGCTCTGCAGACCGAGCTGATCAGTGCCCGCTACCGCAGCGGTGACGGCGGCGGGGTGGCCCTGGTGACCCCGGCCACCTCCTGCGTTCAGGACTCGAGCCAGGCTCTCTGGATCGCCCTGAACAGTGCCGACGGACCGGTCGGCTCCCTGGGAGAGGCCCTCAATGACCTGCTGACGCCCTTCGGCACCGCCCGCAGCGACTGGCGCCGCAACGCCGATGTCACGCGGCTGGCCAGAACGGGCGAGCCAGGGTCTGTGGCGGAATCCGGCCTTGGCCTCAGTGCCGGCACAGGACGCTGGCAGGGGGAGGCGGACACCGGCTGGAGTGCGGGCTTCCAGAGCAGCCAGCGGCTGCTCGACGCCCTGCTCAGCCTGCGCTCGATGCTGCCGCGCCGGGCCTTCGATGCCTACGCCGCCACCTTCCTTCAGCACGGTCTGCCGCTGCGGCTTCTCAACACCGACCAGATCCCGGGCCGGGATCCCCGCCTGGACCCGGTGCCGGCCACGGGAGTGCTGGGCGGCCTGCGGCCGGTCGGCGAAGCGCTGCGACGGCTCTCCGATGCCCTGATCCCGCCGCTGCGGCGTGGCTCGATCGGGCCGTCGCTGCTGGTGCTCGGCTTCTATGCCGCCGTGGCGATCCCGATCGGCCGCACCAGCGGCTTCCTGATCCCCCCTCAGCCGGGAGCCAGCGGTGAGGCGCGCTCGCGGAGCCGTCTCCTGCTGCCACTCCGGGCGCTGCAGCTGCTGATCACACCCGCTCTGCTGGAGGAGGTGCTGTTCCGCGGGCTGCTCCTGCCCCATCCCCTGGAGGGGTTGAGTCCCTGGCGGATGGCGGCCTGGATCGCTCTGAGCACGGGCCTGTTCGTGCTCTACCACCCGCTGGCCGGCCGGCTCTGGTACCGGCCGGGCCGCACGCTCTTCCGCGATCCCCGCTTCCTGACCCAGGCCACGCTGCTGGGGCTGGCCTGCTCGCTGGCCTACGGGCTCAGCGGCTCCCTGCTGCCCGCGGTGCTGATCCACTGGCTGGCGGTGCTGATCTGGCTCGAGGCTCTCGGTGGCGCGGCGAGGCTGCATCCGCAGTCACCGCTCCCGGAGCGCAGGGCCGCGCCGTGA
- a CDS encoding phenylpyruvate tautomerase MIF-related protein gives MPLVRLHTSAPAPTTDVLAALQGALSSSAASLLGKPERYVMTLLETGLTMGFGGDASQPTCYMEVASVGQLKPEQTSRISAAFCALVEQHLGVPADRTYIAFTPAQGHLWGWNGSTFG, from the coding sequence ATGCCCCTGGTTCGTCTCCACACCTCCGCCCCCGCCCCCACGACGGATGTGCTCGCTGCCCTCCAGGGGGCTCTTTCCTCCAGCGCGGCCAGCCTGCTCGGCAAGCCTGAGCGCTACGTGATGACCCTGCTGGAGACGGGCCTCACCATGGGCTTCGGCGGTGATGCCAGCCAGCCCACGTGCTACATGGAAGTGGCGAGCGTGGGCCAGCTGAAGCCGGAGCAGACGAGCCGGATCAGTGCCGCCTTCTGCGCTCTGGTGGAGCAGCATCTGGGCGTTCCGGCCGACCGCACCTACATCGCCTTCACTCCGGCTCAGGGGCATCTCTGGGGCTGGAACGGCAGCACCTTCGGCTGA